The Gopherus evgoodei ecotype Sinaloan lineage chromosome 4, rGopEvg1_v1.p, whole genome shotgun sequence nucleotide sequence ATCCCAGTGCTACTTGCAAAATTGAAACTCATACAAGAGCCAATAGTTCagcattatatatttttaaaatactgacagAGGTGGGCCTATTGACTTCGGAGCAATTTTGAATTTATGCGAACTGCTTTGCCTTGCGGTAACATGTCAGCACTTTTTCCCCCAAATCCAACCTGAAGAAAAGTCCGTGGCTCTGGCTTAGGTGCTAAAAGTCCTTACATGGGCAGGGAACTGTTTCCCAGGCTGCCTGGTTTTGATTTTATTATAACTGTCCCGTTTTAAATTATGTTTCCCCTTATCCTTTTGCTGGGCCAATGGGAACAAGGGAGGCTACATCTGGcgctggggacagagcagggggccAGGAGAGGCGGGGGCTCATTCCCGCAGGCGCAGGGGTGCAGACAAGGTTCCTACTGCGCCCCCGCTGCCTGTACTCCGCGTACGAGCCGGGACTGGAATGCGGGGCGCATACATTGAAGACGAAGCGGGGCCTTGATGAGCCAATAGGGTGGGCGCTGCTCAGCAAGGCCCCGCCCACTCGCTCGGCTGGATCCCCGCCGGGCCGGCGGTGGCGGGCGCACTCCGCTCGCGGCGCTCGGAGCATCTGCCATGGCCGGCGTGCGGGAGAAGGCGGCAGCTTTGAATCTCTGCGCTGTTTACAGCCCGGCTAACAAGCCCCCGGGTACGgggatgggtgggaggagggaaacacCGCGGGgggagcaggctgcctgcctgtctgccTGGCCGGGATTTCACCGGGCGCTGTCATGCCGGTCCCTTCTCCGCACGCACCCGCGTGGAAATCTGCTCAGAGCGGGGCCGGGTCTGCGCAGAGGGAACAGGAGagcagcgggggtggggagatgggtcCTTGAACCTGTGGCGGGCGGCTGTAGGCGCTGCCTGCTTGaggctccccaccctctgtcccctgcAGTTAGGTCCGAGCCCCTTTCCCCAGGCCTGCAAGGGTGGGGCTCACGCAGGTGTGTGTCTTCGGTGCCCCAGACCCATTCCCTAGGGCGGTGTCTTTGCCCTGTAGGGGGCAAATCTCCCTGTCCCCAAACCCAGATGCTAGGAGAGGAAGCGAAGCTACCAGCTTCCCTCTGCCCAGACCCTGGCATTTGTGAGGGAGCGGAGATGGGGGGGATCTAGTGTGGGTGTGAGCAAGTAACAGTCAACTCCATTCTGGGGGCAGCAACGGTGTTGTGTACTCGGACCCTAGCACAGCATATTGTGGCGTCACTGTTTTTGTCCTGGTATCTGAGATGTTCCTGACTCTAACAGCCTTGCTTCTTAgctgctcctccttcccccctcaaCCAGAGTGCCCCAGAACATAAACTGACACCAGCAGGGTAGGATATGCACCTGGCTGACTACTTGTCCTATTGACGCTATTTCAGAGCTTGCCTGGAGTTTCCTGAGTCACAGACTCATGAAGAAAAGTGTTTCTGCATAGGAGGCTAAGCATCTCTGGGTTACATACCAACCTTCTAAAGCTGTATATTGAGACTCTCTAGTTTTGTCTCTAGTAACTGGTGTAGATTCagaggtacttacagactgtaatcaagttatcccttaacctgctctttgttaagctaaatttgTTCAGCTGCTCAAGTCTGTCACTGTAAAACAGGTTTGCTAATCCTTTAattgttcttgtggctcttctctgaaccctttccaatttatcaagacacttcttgaattgtgggcaccagaaatggacacagtattccagcagcagtgccaagtacagaggtaaaataacctctctactcctgttCTAAGATTTCCTGGTTTATGTGTCCAataattgcattagctctttttggCCATAGCATCACCTTGAgagctcctgttcagctgattatctaccactgcccctaaatctttttcagtcactgcttctcaggatagagtcctccatcccCTGTAAAAGGTGACCTACGTTACTTGATGGTTATGTTttcatttagccatattaaaacacacactgtttgcttgtgcccagtttaccaagcaattcatATCCATCCGTGTCAGTGACCTgtctttattatttaccactcccccaatttttgtgtcatctgcaaacattgtCAGTGCTGATTTGTGTTTTCTTGCAGAACgttgattaaaaatgttaaattgcatagggccaagaaccagtctCTGCAGCACCCTATTAGAAACACAGCCACTCAGTGATTCCCTGCTCACAATTATGTTTGAGTCAGCCGGCTTTTAGTCTGTTTAATGTgcaccatgttaattttatatcattctaccttttttaattaaaatgttgtgtggtaccaagtcaaacacctttacagaaatctaagtatattacatcaacactattatttttatcaaccaaacttgtaatctcataaaaaaaaaaatcaagtgagtTTGatgggatctattttccataagcccATGTTATTGGTATTAAGTATAATGCCctgttttaattctttattaactgagtcctgtatcagctgctctgttatcttgcccaggatcaatgtcagcctgatcacctagGCCTATGATCACCAAGATCATCCTGTTTATgcttttttaaatgttggcacaGCAgtagatttcccccctccccccccagtcttCTGGGACTTTTCTGCAGTGTTCCAAGACTTCTTGAAATTCACATTAACATTAACCTAATTTGGTTACAAGGATTATGAATGTGTTGCCTCTCTGCCCCTATCTCCATAGTACCAGAGTGCCCCAGAACATAAACTGACACCAGCAGGTTTCTACTGAGCAgagttatttttttctaatgtccgCTTTATTAGTGTTAACTTTGAGCTgaatgttgagtttatcagtcAATGAATATTGCTGCTACAAGGGTATGTGCTGCTGGATAGTCATGACTGACCCAGTGGACGTTGACAATACTTTCTTAACTCCTGAATTTTGATTCCATAAGTGAAACAGGGCCATATATTTAATAAAAGGGGAGATGTTATAACTGCTATATGATCCGTTTGGCTGCTTGTGGAAGTTAGTATGTGTAAATGCTACAGAAGTTTGGGGGGCATGTGTATACTAGAGAGGATGTGCTTCCTACCTGTATTGGTGGGATTTCTATCAGAAATCTGTATGAAAATTAACATAGCGATCATATCTTCCACTCCTCCTGCCACACTCACTGGGTAGTGTGTAGGAATAGGGAGTTAGTTAATTGTAGCACAACTCCTTTCTAAAAAAACAGACTAAAGAAATTGTCGTAGCATTGTTTTGCAGTGAGATAAATCTGTCCCATCCCCCTCCCGAGATGAAAACCTATAAACTGTTTCAGTTGATGGGCCTTTTGTGCAAAATGTTACAGCATCTAGATTTAACTCAGTTTACAGCTCAGGTAACTTCTTttaaaggcgggggggggggggacaaacaCACACGTGCTGTTTCACTCCTCTTCCCACCAAAATTGGGAGTAAAAGAGTTAGTTGAAAATAACTTCTCCACTGTAGTCTCTTcttaaaaaattctttttttttgcaaaaagaaaaaaacatgacTAATATAATTAGAAAAGAGTAAGTGAATAGAAACATCTGAAAACAATTACTTGTCATAAGTAAGCCTGTCAGTTACTAGTGTGTAACTTGCAGCAACTTCAAAAGTGGCAAGCTAGTAATATTCTGAAGCTTTTcttggggactgactggctaagtcaATTAGTAATAGGAATATGGAGCTTTTGCCTCTAGATTATTGGTCTGAATCCAAGCCAGAGTTGTAATGACCGAAAGCTGTTCCAGCTGATAGGTGTTCAGTAGCATGTATGAGATAAGTTGATGACCTTGGACCATGCTTAGTGGACAAGTGTCCAGAAAACACCTGtccctgtttgttttttaaaaaacaaacaaacaaaggggaggggagtggcatcCTGTTGACAGCCATagcagagaagccagggagtTCCAGACATGCAACTGCTGGGATTATAGGGTCCATAGTTTTTAACTTGCTGGTGGTTTTAAATTCTGGAGAAGGTAAATATCTCTGTAAGTGGTCCTCTATATATGCCCCATGGTGGCTGTCAATGGTGTCTTGAACAATGTACTTTGAGAGTGGAAAATCACAGGATGCTTCCAGTTAAGGGGCAGCAGAACTTTAGCTGTGAATAAGTAACAGGGCATGCAAATATACACTGGTTTCATgcataggcttttttttttcttggctgaGTGATAGCTTACCCTGAAGAGAGTATATAATTCTGAAAAACTGCACAGCAAGCTATCAGCCTGTCACAGTAAATGCCGTTACTAATGCTTTCCCTGTCCTTCCTCCATTAGGTTTCAGCTTAGCACAAAAGCCTTTTGGAGCAACATATGTATGGAGCAGCATCATCAATGCACTTCAGACTCAAGTGGAAGTGAAAAAGCGGCGACAGAACCTGAAATGCTATAATAACTGTTTTATTGGCTCTGATGCAGTGGATGTCATCTTTGCTCACCTCCTCCAGAACAAATATTTTGGGGATGTAGATATTTCCCGTGCTAAAGTAGTGCGAGTGTGTCAAGCACTCATGGATTACAAAGTGTTTGAGGCAGTTTCAACTAGAGTCTTTGGAAAAGACAAACGGTCCGTGTTTGAAGATAGTAGCTGCAGCCTCTATAGATTGACAAATGTACCTAGCCCAGAAGACAGTCCGTTTGAAAAAGAATACGGGCATTGTACCCGTCAAAGGTTAGTACTCAGTGGTATGAGAAGATAAGATGCTTTGCAGTGGGGAAATAATGCTACTTTTTGTGGGTTGTGTATTTAGGCTTTCTTGAAAGGCATCCAGCTCATTCCTTCCATCCACAAAACCAGTAGAGCATGGGTGGCTGTAACCTGTCGGAACCACATCTTCAAATGGAAAATTTGTCTCCATATCAGTTCAGTCTTTGCCTTCTCTGTCCAAGCAGTCACAAGGACTGAAATCAAGGAGCTagttctggggaggaggagatgggacGCTTATCCACTAAGAGGTGGATTGAGACCATCAGTCTCATCTAATGGAGGTATCTGATCACTAATCACATGGAATAACATTCAATCACTGCAATTCTGGTGTGGATTTAGACTAGTAATCCAGAGGTTGTCTCCTTACCAATTGACTGTGCCATGCAGTCCCCAAGAAAAACTGCAAAATTATTACTATCTTGCCACTTTTGGAAGTCCCTAGCTGTTAAAAGGACTTGTGTAAATTAGGTCCCAATTTCacctttttaaacccttaaaATAACTACTTTACGTATACAGAGGTCTGTCTTCTGAGTAGCTGCAGCTGTAGGCCACACTTCTGCAAAGTTTGCACATAAAACCAGAAAGCAAGACTAATACGGGTAGTCTGGCTGTCCATAGctagataaatgcaaagaaaattgCCATCTTAAAACACTATATGTATTCCTGTGTTGGTGAATGTTTGAAGAAATTTGATATGTAAATGTTACTGGGCCAAATTTGTCCATGGCATAATTGCACTGACTTTATTtttgggatgaatttggcccattatcttTATACTTCTATAAAGCAGTCCTTTACTTCCTGTTCCTAACTGCTTAAAGCAGAAATGATTGACCAGCGGGTGTTGCTATGGTATTTCTCCCAGCATATGGCAGATAGCTGAGAAGAAGGAAAGATATTCAGATCCAGGAGGCTATGACTGGAATCAAGTAAAATATGGAAGTGGGTggagagggagcagggacagAAGAGCTAAGAGCCTACACGCATTTGTGTTCATGTTAAGTTTGTGTCACAGGCTGTGTCTGTACTGCCTTAGCAATGATGTGTTGCCAGTGAGTGGCTACCACTTAGTTTGTGAAGCAAAAAGATCTCCTAATCCCAACAAATCCTACACCGGGGTGTGTGTGCTGAGAATGGGATGTTCCAGACACCTGTCTTTCTCCCATTGTTTTTCAGAAGTCTTTTTGGAAGAAAACTCCCTGCTGCTTTAGGGGGACCTGCCAAGTCCAGACCTGAAATGGGAGGCAGGGGTGAACCAGTACATGCGCTCATGGCTCTTAGCTGGGTCCTTATAAGTGGCTGTGTCTATATGTGTTGCCTGTGGGTACAGGGAAGGCAGAAAAGCTTTCCAAACAGTGCACTGCTTTCATGCTCCCTGATATCTGTGCAGCCTAGGATGGAGAGTAGTGGCAGTGAGCTAGGGATATTGGTGACTTGCTTTCTTCTCTCCTCTCTACCATTCTGTGCAGCTTTGTCACTTGGTGCTGTTCTGTTTTACTCCATGAACAAGTAGTAAGGAAGTGAAATGGATCTCAGTTTCCCTTGTATTGTTCAAACTGGAGCAGAGCAATGGGAGCAAAGGGAATTTTAACAAGAAGCTCACAGAGGCACTTTTTTACTCTACTTTTGTCAGTCTTTAGGAGTTTTGtgtgctctctctccctgccctccccccaccccgttgTTCTGCAGTAGCATTcataagacttttttaaaaataaagctcttTATTAATTGGCACCAAGGGTAGTCACTGTTTCATGTGTATAGATTTGATTTTTAGTAAGTAAATGGGCCCTTATTTCTGAAGTCCTGATATTGGATCACcctttctctttgtctcagaCTTGAGAAAATGGCATTTAATCCTCCTCCAGTCAAATCAGAAAGCTTAGAAGATCTCTGGGAAAACTTGAGTCTAAAACCTGCTAACGCTCCCGAAGTAAACCTCTCTGCAAGTTTGTCTCGTCAAGGTAAGCCAAATAAGATGTCACAACTATTTGTGGGGCGAGGAGGAAGGTAATAATACTGGTACGGCAGACATACACCTTCCAGTCTTAAACTGGAGAAAAGATGTTAAACTAGACTCTCTTCAGTGTGTTTGTTATGAAACTCAAAGTTCAAAACACAAGGAGAACATTGTGCACTGAAGTTTTGTTTTAACTTAGATTCTAACAGAGATCTGTGATCTCCAGTTTAAACAATACATCAGTGTAGAAATTTCTGAGGGAGAACACGCCACTGTCATGGGCTGGCATAGATTCAGACTAGAGTCAGAAATCCTCCCTGTTTGTCAATTAACATCTTAAGCTATGGTCACACCTGACTTCATCATGGACATAGCTCATTGTTGGCTCGAACCCTCTTCCTAGCCCCCAAAATATGCATATGCTCTACCCCGTCTCCAACTTTCCCCTTTAATTGCTTTATATGAAAGGGCTTAAAATGGTGGCTGACAGTTCGTGTTTTCTCACTCAATTTAAACTGCTTGTAAAATTTAGATTATTGCATTATTGCTAGATATTTCCTCCTTTGGCTTGATTAAAATATACTTCCTAGAAATTACAGTAGACTGGTCTTTTAGTTTTCAGTTATGGAAGCCTTAAATGTGGTAGGGATCTACAGCTAAGAGTCATTGTTTGTTTGAGCTTCAGAATCTTCAACAAACCTTTCTTTCTTCAGAAGCCCCTATGAGTATGAATTACCTGACTTGATTCCTTATCTATGACAAAGATTGCTTGCACCTTAGAGTACAAAGAATGTAAAGCATTTCAGACTTACCCAAAGGTAATTCTCCTACTCTAACAGCTAACTAAACAAATCCTTTTCTCTTGCTGTGATAAAGTGCACTTAAAGTTGATAAGGAATCCACTCCTTGTTACTGGAATCCCCTGCTAAGAGAACACTGAAATCtgttagagaaaagaaaaatattgtaacTTGTATAATCTTTCTTGACTCTTCACTTCACTAGCAGGATCTCACTGCTTGTCTTTATACGCTCCAACCCCTCCCAGTTATTAATGAAGTGTGGCAAGAACAAACAATTGCTCGTCTGCTGCAGCTTGTGGACCTTCCACTTCTTGACTCTTTACTTGAACATCAAGGGGTTAGGTCCAAGCTTCCCCAACCCAAGAAGGAGGCGGGATACATCATCACAAGCAACTACATAGACAGAGAAATTCTCAAGGCTTTCAGTGACTCTCAGTAAGTAGAAACTTATTTAACTGTGAGGGCAGGAAGTGTTTTTGgacctgtctcttcctaagtCACATAgaagcctagcacaatgggcctgtTTTTGATTCATCCATAGGCATGACAgtaaaaaacataataaaatcaGCCTCCCTTATTGCATGAAAGACAACAGGCATGGTATTTATCCATTAGAATTGACTGGGTTGAATAGTGATATAGTTTGCTAAGCTAACATCCAATTCAACAGAGACCATTACTGCTGAACCCTGGAAGGCCTCTGAAAACACTGATAGTTAAGTAAGGAACAAAAGTGCCCAAATGTCttaaaatgaacttttaaaatggCAGCAAAATACTACTAGTTTTTCATTTGACTTAGCAAAGTGGTGAGTTCTCCAGTAAGGGCTACCTTATTACATGGAGATGCCAACACCCAAAATAGGGTTTAACTTTCCAACACTTGTGCTGTGTGTTTGTTCACAAGCTACAAGTCAAGAAGCTATTGGGGAGAACTGGAGACCAGACCTGGGATCGTGTTTAATGATTTCTCCAGCACAGAGAAATCCGTCCATCAGCCACCTTCAGTTCTGGCCTATTTTTATTCTAAGTAAAGGGGTTTCTACAGGTGGTGAACTGACTTTCTTTTAGTCTATTATCTTTTTAGTGCGAGGTGGTAGGAACTCTGGTTTGATAGGAAACTTTTGAGTTGAGTctatagcagtggtccccaaactgtggggtgtgccccACAAGGAGGGCATGGAGCAATGTTCAGGGAGTGCCTGGCGGGTCTTGGGCCAGCCCCCAGGAGGCTGGGAAGActccctggctggctggaccCCAGCTCAAGATCCCCTGCTGAGCCAACTGCACAGTAATGgagggggatgtgtgtgtgtgtgtgtgtgtgtgtgtgtgtgtgtgtgtgtgtggacagattCTATTACTGGTAAAGGGGGATGCAGTAAGAAAAGTTTGGGCACTATTGCTCTATGGGGAATTAGCAGAAGAGAATGAGTTATAACTGAGTATTCCAGATATGTCATTGGAATTACAGCAAATAATGGAAAATCAGCTGGAAAAGAATTAAGCGcacttttccttttaattttaaagtatTAACAGTGCAATCTTGTAATGTAGTTTATTTTTAACTAAGGGCTTGGTTGTAATTGTGTTACTGCTGTGTCAACTCCCCTGAGGTTCTAAGAGGTTAGCATTGTTCAGCATGGAATTAAACTAGTCCTACAACTGAAGTATGCAAACATAAAAAGCATACCTCCGCATGCCGTAAACCAACATCTTCTGCCTTAAAATTATTAAATGCAGTTTATAAGGGTTAGCACTTCTGACCTGAATAGGTGCTAGTAAATTCTTTGAGAGTGGGGAGAAATTAATTGGACAGAGAAAAGCACCTGATTAGAGGAGGTGACAGTAGACAGTGAGAACAGGTaacataaaatgttttgtttaaccaTACTGCACAACAAAAAAAAGAACCTAAACTAAGTGTGGCTGTATAATTCCTTCTTTTGGATTCTGGAAACTCTTAATCAACCATGAGTGAACAGATTAAAAATCTCTTCAGTATACTGAAGATATTTCAAATACTTAatcattagtttaaaaaaagcttaGCCTGAAATTGCATAGTCTGCTGTTAAAAATACAGATTGAAACCCTGTCCTTATCTCTTAAGGTCAGATCAAAGTTCAGGAATCTCTGATCAGGAATGGTAATTACACCACATGCACCTAATACATAGAATGCCACTTTGACTTTGCTTGAAATACTTATAATCTCATTTAGCTGGACAAACAGAATCCTAAAATCCAAT carries:
- the DEPDC7 gene encoding DEP domain-containing protein 7, whose translation is MAGVREKAAALNLCAVYSPANKPPGFSLAQKPFGATYVWSSIINALQTQVEVKKRRQNLKCYNNCFIGSDAVDVIFAHLLQNKYFGDVDISRAKVVRVCQALMDYKVFEAVSTRVFGKDKRSVFEDSSCSLYRLTNVPSPEDSPFEKEYGHCTRQRLEKMAFNPPPVKSESLEDLWENLSLKPANAPEVNLSASLSRQVINEVWQEQTIARLLQLVDLPLLDSLLEHQGVRSKLPQPKKEAGYIITSNYIDREILKAFSDSQTDEWLSAAIDCLEYLPDQMVVDISRNLPSQPDKADTWKLLLFDTIGRYYSQKKEPLLSHASDIHTGIAELLVNGKTEQALEAIQLYLKLLDSQTREEFRRLLYFMAIAAHHSEFKLQKESENRMVVKRTFSKAIVNNKTLSKGKTDLLILFLVDQQKDVLKIPATLHKMVSDKLMAVQQGQDPSKDIGYTFCQKLDQSEYHYSVQKTTKAELLSLLKTIDEDTKISAKERKKLLGQFHSSNPTIFMQYFGDRVTNMCV